The proteins below are encoded in one region of Pleuronectes platessa chromosome 12, fPlePla1.1, whole genome shotgun sequence:
- the ccdc172 gene encoding coiled-coil domain-containing protein 172 produces MSLDTLFHQILVTEQQLTEQTQKFKEVKVAIIRCSEKIKDTSEKYEKTIKELDEKDQQLSVMRLQHELMKKSEDQISKQIEELLGQKSHLMERLAKIKKESKEEEESFLQEISRFNSDFSLPGNRGTVFKSQTHTEILDLEGDVESLYKEMQLMSSGNSHLIALQEEKRALQLELQGLDSNRKDLDQQLGLAEAATDSLRADSLSVSQKPLTDSTCLRLRQELEMHKKGELELLRETLGSEIQILQTKLESSQRTEQR; encoded by the exons ATGAGTTTGGACACGCTCTTCCATCAAATACTGGTGACTGAACAACAGCTGACTGAGCAGACACAGAAGTTTAAAGAAG TGAAAGTTGCCATCATCAGATGCAGTGAGAAAATCAAGGACACGTCTGAAAAGTATGAAAAGACCATCAAGGAACTGGATGAAAAG GATCAGCAGTTGTCTGTGATGCGGCTGCAGCACGAGCTAATGAAGAAATCTGAAGACCAGATATCGAAGCAAATTGAGGAGCTGCTTGGCCAGAAGAGTCATCTTATGGAACGTTTA GCCAAAATAAAGAAGGAGtctaaagaagaagaggaaagcttCCTTCAAGAGATCTCAAGGTTTAACAGTGACTTCAGTCTTCCAGGGAACAGAGGAACAGTGTTCAagagccaaacacacactgagatccTGGACCTGGAGGGGGACGTGGAATCATTATACAAAG AGATGCAGCTGATGAGCAGTGGGAACAGTCACCTGATcgctctgcaggaggagaagcgaGCGCTCCAGCTCGAACTACAGGGCCTGGATAGTAACCGGAAAG ACCTGGATCAGCAGCTGGGTTTGGCTGAAGCAGCGACAGATTCTCTGAGAGCAGACAGCCTGAGTGTCAGTCAGAAACCTCTCACCGACAGCACCTGTCTGAG ACTGAGGCAGGAGCTGGAGATGCATAAAAAAGGAGAACTGGAGCTTCTGCGTGAGACGCTCGGCTCAGAAATCCAGATCCTTCAGAcc AAGCTGGAGAGCAGCCAGAGAACTGAGCAGCGTTAG
- the si:ch1073-126c3.2 gene encoding uncharacterized protein si:ch1073-126c3.2: MAPTGTLIWIFSLAAVCVSEPSDDTFKNCTSQAPLFERLSADVKEAAESSGNLPSEWSSQQSAALIGSMRHLTDLLHKHQLKDCQLAEPKECPEAQVPENGGLVCVTVENTRYCKPLCNHGYDFGFLRRSRLFDSCGPKTRFRWDTQYVGGNRLAVCNAAMIQISGNQTAYFPKDQDCLKTKSQLQDSLIQSTVAELKAKNIEGEPQNACLVCG; the protein is encoded by the exons ATGGCACCGACAGGAACTTTGATTTGGATTTTCTCTCTAGCAG CCGTGTGCGTTTCTGAACCTTCAGATGACACCTTCAAGAACTGCACCTCCCAAGCTCCGCTCTTTGAGCGTCTATCGGCTGATGTGAAG gaggcagcagagagCAGTGGGAACCTGCCTTCTGAATGGAGTTCTCAGCAGTCAGCTGCACTCATTGGGTCCATGAGGCATCTGACGGATTTACTGCACAAACACCAGCTGAAag ACTGTCAACTTGCTGAGCCAAAGGAATGTCCTGAAGCCCAGGTCCCTGAGAACGGAGGATTGGTTTGTGTCACTGTAGAAAACACGCGCTACTGCAAACCTTTGTGCAACCAC GGTTATGATTTTGGTTTCCTGAGGAGAAGTCGTTTGTTTGATTCATGCGGTCCTAAGACAAGATTCCGATGGGACACCCAGTACGTCGGAGGAAACAGACTGGCTGTGTGCAATG cGGCGATGATTCAAATTTCAGGAAACCAGACGGCGTATTTTCCTAAAGATCAGGACTGCCTGAAAACCAAGAGCCAACTGCAGGACAGCTTGATCCAGAGTACTGTCGCTGAGCTGAAGGCCAAAAACATAGAGGGAGAGCCGCAAAACGCCTGTCTGGTCTGTGGGTAA